From the Phyllopteryx taeniolatus isolate TA_2022b chromosome 16, UOR_Ptae_1.2, whole genome shotgun sequence genome, one window contains:
- the coro1a gene encoding coronin-1A — MSRQVVRSSKFRHVFGQAAKSDHCYEDIRISQMTWDSNFCSVNPKFVAMIVDASGGGAFMVLPLSKTGRIDMSYPTVCGHTGPVLDIEFCPHNDNIIASGSEDCSVMIWEIPDSGLSSPLMQPVVKLDGHSKRVGILSWHPTAHNVLMSAGCDNVVILWNVARGEAAVRIDDIHSDLIYSACWNRDGSKILTSCKDKIMRVMDPRKGTVLAETEKPHEGSRPVRAVWVSDRRILTTGFSRMSERQVALWDPEDFGSPLTLQELDTSSGVLLPFFDPDTSVVYLCGKGDSSIRYFEVTEEAPYVHYLSMYSSKESQKGMGYMPKRGLEVNKCEIARFYKLHERKCEPIVMTVPRKSDLFQEDLFPDTIGPEPSAEADDWFAAKDAPPVLISLKDGFVATTKAKEFKVHKSLLKTTVASPGVTHVDGGGDVSALRREMKALKTSLEELSNRVSSLESKH; from the exons ATGTCCCGGCAGGTGGTGCGGAGCAGCAAGTTCCGACACGTCTTCGGCCAGGCGGCCAAGTCTGACCACTGCTACGAAGACATCCGCATCTCGCAGATGACGTGGGACAGCAACTTCTGCTCCGTCAACCCTAAGTTTGTGGCTATGATCGTGGACGCCAGCGGCGGCGGGGCATTCATGGTGCTGCCCCTCAGCAAG ACCGGTCGTATCGACATGTCCTACCCGACCGTATGCGGCCACACAGGTCCCGTGCTGGACATCGAGTTTTGCCCCCACAACGACAACATAATCGCCAGCGGCTCTGAGGACTGCAGCGTCATG ATTTGGGAGATCCCGGACTCCGGGCTGAGCTCGCCACTCATGCAGCCGGTGGTGAAGCTGGACGGTCACTCCAAGCGTGTGGGCATCCTCAGCTGGCACCCCACAGCGCACAATGTCCTCATGAGTGCAG GCTGCGACAACGTGGTAATCCTGTGGAACGTCGCTCGCGGAGAGGCGGCCGTCAGGATCGACGACATTCACTCTGACCTGATCTACAGCGCCTGCTGGAACCGGGACGGCTCCAAGATCCTGACCTCCTGCAAGGACAAGATAATGCGGGTGATGGACCCTCGCAAGGGCACCGTCCTCGCC GAGACGGAGAAACCACACGAGGGCTCCAGGCCAGTCCGGGCCGTGTGGGTGTCGGACAGGAGGATCCTCACCACCGGCTTCAGTCGCATGAGCGAAAGGCAGGTGGCGCTATGGGACCCG GAGGACTTTGGCTCACCGCTGACCCTACAGGAACTGGACACCAGCAGCGGCGTCCTTCTGCCGTTCTTCGACCCGGACACTAGCGTGGTCTACTTGTGCGGCAAG GGCGACAGCAGCATCCGCTACTTCGAGGTGACGGAGGAAGCACCCTACGTGCACTACCTGTCCATGTACAGCAGCAAGGAGAGCCAGAAGGGCATGGGCTACATGCCCAAGAGGGGCCTGGAGGTGAACAAGTGTGAGATAGCCAG GTTCTACAAACTCCACGAGAGGAAGTGCGAGCCCATCGTCATGACGGTGCCCAGGAAG TCTGACCTGTTCCAGGAAGACCTGTTCCCTGACACCATCGGTCCAGAACCTTCCGCTGAAGCCGACGATTGGTTTGCGGCCAAAGACGCTCCGCCGGTGCTTATCTCACTCAAAGATGGCTTTGTGGCTACCACCAAGGCCAAAGAGTTCAAAGTTCACAAAAGCCTCCTCAAGACCACCGTGGCCTCCCCTGGCGTCACTCACGTAGATGGTGGAGGG GATGTGTCGGCTCTGAGGCGGGAGATGAAGGCTCTGAAAACGTCACTGGAGGAGCTTAGCAATCGCGTGAGCTCGCTTGAGAGCAAACATTAA